In Fusobacterium canifelinum, a genomic segment contains:
- a CDS encoding acetyl-CoA C-acetyltransferase, with the protein MSKVYVVAAKRTAIGSFLGTLSPVKPGELGAKVVKNIIEETGIDPANIDEVIVGNVLSAGQAQGVGRQVAIKAGVPYEVPAYSVNIICGSGMKSVITAFSNIKAGEADLVIAGGTESMSGAGFILPGSIRGGHKMADLTMKDHMILDALTDAYHNIHMGITAENIAEKYGITREEQDAFALESQKKAVAAVDAGKFKDEIVPVVIPNKKGDITFDTDEYPNRKTDAEKLAKLKPAFKKDGSVTAGNASGLNDGASFLMLASEEAVKKYNLKPLVEIISTGTGGVDPLIMGMGPVPAIRKALKKANLKLQDMQLIELNEAFAAQSLGVIKELCTEHGVTADWFKDKTNVNGGAIALGHPVGASGNRITVTLIHEMKKTGVEYGLASLCIGGGMGTALVLKNVK; encoded by the coding sequence ATGAGTAAGGTTTATGTAGTTGCAGCTAAAAGAACTGCTATTGGAAGTTTTTTAGGTACTTTATCACCTGTTAAACCAGGAGAATTAGGAGCAAAAGTAGTAAAGAATATTATTGAAGAAACAGGAATAGATCCTGCTAATATTGATGAAGTTATAGTTGGGAATGTTTTAAGTGCAGGTCAAGCTCAAGGTGTTGGAAGACAAGTTGCTATAAAAGCAGGAGTTCCTTATGAAGTTCCAGCTTATTCAGTAAATATAATTTGTGGAAGTGGAATGAAATCAGTTATAACAGCTTTTTCTAATATTAAAGCAGGAGAAGCAGACTTAGTAATAGCTGGAGGAACAGAATCTATGTCTGGTGCAGGTTTCATATTACCTGGATCAATAAGAGGTGGGCATAAGATGGCTGACCTTACTATGAAAGACCATATGATTTTAGATGCTTTAACAGATGCTTATCATAATATTCACATGGGAATCACTGCTGAAAATATAGCAGAAAAATATGGAATAACTAGAGAAGAACAAGATGCTTTTGCATTAGAATCTCAAAAGAAAGCTGTTGCAGCTGTTGATGCTGGAAAATTTAAAGATGAAATAGTTCCAGTTGTTATTCCTAATAAAAAAGGAGATATTACATTTGATACAGATGAATATCCAAATAGAAAAACAGATGCTGAAAAATTAGCTAAATTAAAACCTGCTTTCAAAAAAGATGGTTCAGTTACAGCAGGAAATGCTTCTGGACTTAATGATGGAGCTTCATTCTTAATGTTGGCATCAGAAGAAGCAGTTAAAAAATACAATTTAAAACCATTAGTTGAAATAATTTCAACAGGTACAGGAGGAGTAGATCCTTTAATAATGGGTATGGGACCAGTTCCTGCAATTAGAAAAGCTTTAAAGAAAGCTAATTTAAAACTACAAGATATGCAATTAATAGAACTTAATGAAGCTTTTGCTGCTCAATCATTAGGAGTTATAAAAGAACTTTGTACTGAACATGGTGTAACTGCTGATTGGTTCAAAGACAAAACAAATGTAAATGGTGGAGCAATAGCTTTAGGACACCCAGTTGGAGCTTCTGGAAACAGAATAACTGTTACATTAATCCATGAAATGAAAAAGACTGGTGTAGAATATGGGCTAGCTTCTCTATGTATAGGTGGAGGAATGGGAACTGCTCTAGTTCTTAAAAATGTAAAATAA
- the fabG gene encoding 3-oxoacyl-[acyl-carrier-protein] reductase, with the protein MNRLEGKIAVVTGSARGIGRAIVEKLAAHGAKMVISCDMGESSYEQANVVHKILNVTDREAIKTFVDGIEKEYGKIDILVNNAGITKDGLLMRMTEDQWDAVINVNLKGVFNMTQAVSRSMLKARKGSIITLSSVVGLHGNAGQTNYAATKGGVVAMSKTWAKEFGGRNVRANCVAPGFIQTPMTDVLSEDTIKGMLDATPLGRLGQVEDIANTVLFLASDESSFITGEVISVSGGLML; encoded by the coding sequence ATGAATAGACTAGAAGGAAAAATTGCAGTTGTTACTGGAAGTGCAAGAGGGATAGGAAGAGCTATTGTTGAAAAACTTGCAGCACATGGTGCAAAAATGGTTATTTCTTGCGATATGGGTGAAAGTTCTTATGAACAAGCTAATGTAGTTCATAAAATTTTAAATGTTACTGATAGAGAAGCTATAAAAACATTTGTAGATGGAATAGAAAAAGAATATGGAAAAATAGATATCCTTGTAAATAATGCAGGAATTACAAAAGATGGATTATTAATGAGGATGACAGAAGATCAATGGGATGCAGTTATAAATGTAAACTTAAAAGGAGTTTTCAATATGACACAAGCTGTATCAAGATCAATGTTAAAGGCTAGAAAAGGTTCTATTATTACTTTATCATCAGTTGTTGGATTACATGGAAATGCAGGACAAACAAACTATGCAGCTACAAAAGGTGGAGTAGTAGCAATGTCTAAAACTTGGGCAAAAGAATTTGGTGGAAGAAATGTAAGAGCTAACTGTGTTGCTCCTGGATTTATTCAAACACCTATGACTGATGTATTATCAGAAGATACAATAAAAGGAATGCTAGATGCAACTCCTCTTGGAAGACTTGGACAAGTTGAAGATATAGCAAACACTGTTTTATTTTTAGCAAGTGATGAATCTTCATTTATAACTGGAGAAGTAATATCTGTATCTGGTGGTTTAATGCTTTAA
- the gmhA gene encoding D-sedoheptulose 7-phosphate isomerase, giving the protein MNLISSYKTEFELLKKFIEEEEERKETEKVAQKLADIFTKGKKVLICGNGGSNCDAMHFIEEFTGRFRKERRALPAISISDPSHITCVANDYGFEYIFSKGVEAYGQEGDMFIGISTSGNSPNVIKAVEQAKAQGLVTVGLLGKDGGKLKGICDYEFIIPGKTSDRVQEIHMMILHIIIEGVERIMFPENYAEE; this is encoded by the coding sequence ATGAATTTAATATCTTCGTATAAAACAGAATTTGAATTGTTAAAAAAATTTATAGAAGAAGAAGAAGAAAGAAAAGAAACTGAAAAAGTTGCCCAAAAATTAGCAGATATTTTTACAAAAGGTAAAAAAGTTTTAATTTGTGGGAATGGTGGAAGCAACTGTGATGCTATGCATTTTATTGAAGAATTTACTGGAAGATTCAGAAAAGAAAGAAGAGCATTACCTGCAATTTCTATATCTGATCCATCTCATATAACTTGTGTTGCTAATGATTATGGTTTTGAATATATTTTTTCTAAAGGTGTCGAAGCCTATGGACAAGAAGGAGATATGTTTATTGGAATATCAACAAGTGGAAATTCTCCTAATGTTATAAAGGCCGTTGAACAAGCAAAAGCACAGGGACTTGTAACTGTTGGACTTCTTGGAAAAGATGGTGGAAAACTTAAGGGTATATGTGATTATGAATTTATAATCCCTGGTAAAACATCAGATAGAGTTCAAGAAATTCATATGATGATACTTCATATAATAATTGAAGGTGTCGAGAGAATAATGTTCCCAGAAAACTATGCTGAAGAATAG
- a CDS encoding SH3 domain-containing protein — METYVVSSKDGYANIRWEPSSNAEIAGTEKNGTILDVYDEKGEWLHITYGDSPHFPVAYVHKSQVKKEE, encoded by the coding sequence ATGGAAACTTATGTAGTTTCTTCAAAAGATGGATATGCAAATATAAGATGGGAACCTTCTTCAAATGCAGAAATAGCTGGAACAGAAAAAAATGGAACAATATTAGATGTTTATGATGAAAAGGGAGAGTGGCTACATATTACATATGGAGATTCTCCACATTTCCCAGTAGCATATGTACATAAAAGTCAAGTGAAAAAAGAGGAATAA
- a CDS encoding TonB-dependent receptor has translation MKKLLVLLSIMTSIAIFAEDTIELDQTTVKSAPRSSDYTLIPKEQKNTYVITQEKIRERNYKNVEDVLRDAPGVVVQNTAFGPRVDMRGSGEKSLSRVKILIDGVSINPTEETMASLPINSIPIESVKKIEIIPGGGATLYGSGSVGGVISISTNSNVTKNNFFADLNYGSFDNRNFGFAGGYNLNKNLYVNYGFNYLNSEGYRREEEKENKIYLLGFDYKINAKNRFRFQTRYSKFKDDGSNQVARKVLEYDRRAVGLNLDMTTKDKSYTFDYEFRPTQNLTFATTLYKQEQDRDIKTESVDDIRIIASPSGSTYGSNKEEMNFYGITSKMNAKFEEDKKGLKLKSKYDYSNGELIFGYDYQKSTNKRDSFVQSETLKSYNNGYLNKTLVGEDIQPIINRVKVNMEKESHGFYIFNKFDATEKLDFTTGFRTEITKYNGKRVNGPNTMPFVNAKINEINTNRRLENYAGEFGALYKYRDTGRVFARYEKGFVTPFANQLTDKVRDTGLKKKVGFFDPPQVNVASKYVDNNLKSEITDTIEIGVRDYFFGSLFSASVFLTDTKDEITLISSGVTNPAVNRWKYRNIGKTRRMGLELEAEQKWGNWSLSQSLTLINTKVLKANEEARLEKGDQVPLVPRMKATLGVKYDFTDRIALVGTYTYFSKRDTREIRESEDLNKDDDIIKHTIGGYGTTDLGVLYKADAYSNIKVGAKNVFGKKYNLRETSLEALPAPERTYYLEMNVRF, from the coding sequence ATGAAAAAATTATTAGTCTTACTAAGTATAATGACTTCAATAGCAATTTTTGCAGAAGATACTATTGAATTAGATCAAACAACTGTAAAAAGTGCCCCTAGAAGTTCTGATTACACTCTTATCCCAAAAGAGCAAAAAAACACTTATGTCATTACTCAAGAAAAAATTAGAGAAAGAAATTATAAAAATGTAGAAGATGTTTTAAGGGATGCTCCAGGAGTTGTAGTACAAAATACAGCCTTTGGACCAAGAGTTGATATGAGAGGTAGTGGAGAAAAATCTCTTAGTAGAGTTAAAATTTTAATAGATGGGGTAAGTATTAATCCTACTGAAGAAACAATGGCAAGTCTACCAATAAATTCAATTCCTATTGAAAGTGTCAAAAAGATTGAAATAATTCCAGGAGGAGGAGCCACTCTTTATGGAAGCGGTTCTGTTGGAGGAGTTATAAGTATTTCTACTAATTCTAATGTCACTAAAAATAACTTTTTTGCTGATTTGAACTATGGCTCTTTTGACAATAGAAACTTTGGTTTTGCAGGTGGATATAATCTTAATAAAAATCTATATGTAAACTATGGATTTAATTATTTAAATAGTGAAGGTTACAGAAGAGAAGAAGAAAAAGAAAATAAAATTTATTTACTTGGATTTGACTATAAAATAAATGCAAAAAACCGATTTAGATTCCAAACTAGATATAGTAAATTTAAGGATGATGGAAGTAACCAAGTAGCAAGGAAAGTTTTAGAATATGATAGAAGAGCTGTTGGCTTAAATTTAGATATGACAACAAAGGACAAAAGTTATACTTTTGATTATGAATTTAGACCAACACAAAATTTAACATTTGCTACTACTCTATACAAACAAGAACAAGATAGAGATATAAAAACAGAAAGTGTTGATGATATTAGAATCATAGCTTCACCATCTGGAAGTACTTATGGAAGTAATAAAGAAGAAATGAATTTTTATGGAATCACATCAAAAATGAATGCAAAATTTGAAGAAGATAAAAAAGGTTTAAAATTAAAAAGTAAGTATGATTACAGCAATGGTGAATTGATTTTTGGTTATGATTATCAAAAATCAACAAACAAAAGAGATTCATTTGTTCAATCTGAAACTTTAAAATCATATAATAATGGTTATTTAAATAAGACTTTAGTAGGCGAAGATATACAACCTATTATTAATCGCGTTAAAGTTAACATGGAAAAAGAATCTCATGGATTTTATATTTTCAATAAATTTGATGCAACAGAAAAATTAGATTTCACAACAGGATTTAGAACTGAAATTACAAAATATAATGGAAAGAGAGTCAATGGACCAAATACTATGCCTTTTGTAAATGCCAAAATAAATGAAATAAATACTAACAGAAGACTGGAAAACTATGCTGGTGAATTTGGAGCTTTATATAAATATCGTGATACAGGAAGAGTTTTTGCTAGATATGAAAAAGGATTTGTAACTCCATTTGCAAATCAGCTAACTGATAAAGTGCGTGATACAGGTCTAAAGAAAAAAGTTGGATTTTTTGATCCACCTCAAGTAAATGTTGCTTCTAAATATGTGGATAACAATTTAAAATCTGAAATTACAGATACAATAGAGATAGGTGTGAGAGATTATTTCTTTGGTTCTTTATTTAGTGCATCTGTATTTTTAACTGACACTAAAGATGAAATTACTTTGATTAGTTCAGGAGTAACTAATCCAGCAGTAAATAGATGGAAATATAGAAATATAGGAAAAACAAGAAGAATGGGCTTAGAATTAGAAGCAGAACAAAAATGGGGAAATTGGTCTTTATCACAATCTTTGACATTAATCAATACAAAAGTATTAAAGGCTAATGAAGAAGCTAGATTAGAAAAAGGTGACCAAGTTCCATTAGTACCAAGAATGAAGGCTACATTGGGAGTAAAATATGATTTTACAGATAGAATAGCTTTAGTTGGAACTTATACTTACTTTAGTAAAAGAGATACAAGAGAAATAAGAGAAAGTGAAGACTTAAATAAAGATGATGATATTATAAAACATACTATTGGTGGTTATGGAACAACAGATTTAGGAGTTTTGTATAAAGCAGATGCTTATTCAAATATTAAAGTGGGAGCAAAAAATGTATTTGGAAAAAAATATAATTTGAGAGAAACAAGTCTTGAAGCATTACCTGCTCCAGAAAGAACTTATTATTTGGAAATGAATGTTAGATTTTAA
- a CDS encoding endo alpha-1,4 polygalactosaminidase: MKKYILLLVFCISYFSFSATNYIYREKMRDFIEELRDNTDKEKIIITQNGNELYFKNGKIDNEFFPITDGTTQESLYYGDVLKFNVSTSKGLKNELLELTVPIRKNGKPVFVINYGKGKKKREFLRKEALKTKFVSELLPSFNANKLYETIENYNNKDINSLNEVKNFLCLLNPEDFSNINEYYQTLKNTNYDLLLIEVSHNNIFFTKEQIEALKIKNNGAKRIVIAYLSIGEAEDYRFYWNKKWDKNKPDWIVEENDNWEGNYIVKYWTAEWKDIIKEYQKKLDEIGVDGYLLDTVDTYLYFEENY, translated from the coding sequence ATTAAAAAATACATTTTATTATTAGTTTTTTGTATAAGTTATTTCAGTTTTTCAGCAACAAATTATATTTATCGAGAAAAAATGAGAGATTTTATAGAAGAATTAAGAGATAATACAGATAAAGAAAAAATTATAATAACTCAAAATGGAAATGAGTTATATTTTAAAAATGGCAAAATTGATAATGAATTTTTTCCTATAACTGATGGTACTACACAAGAATCATTATATTATGGAGATGTTTTAAAATTTAATGTTTCTACCTCTAAGGGTTTAAAAAATGAATTATTAGAATTGACTGTTCCCATAAGAAAAAATGGAAAGCCGGTTTTTGTTATCAATTATGGCAAAGGGAAAAAGAAAAGGGAGTTTTTAAGAAAAGAGGCTTTAAAAACCAAATTTGTAAGTGAACTTTTACCATCTTTTAATGCCAATAAATTATATGAAACAATAGAAAATTATAATAACAAGGATATTAATTCTCTAAATGAAGTGAAAAATTTTTTATGTTTGCTGAATCCAGAAGATTTTTCTAACATTAATGAGTATTATCAAACTTTAAAAAATACTAATTATGATTTACTTTTAATTGAAGTTTCTCATAATAATATTTTCTTTACTAAAGAGCAGATAGAAGCTTTAAAAATTAAAAATAATGGTGCCAAAAGAATAGTGATTGCCTATTTGAGTATAGGAGAAGCTGAAGATTATAGATTTTATTGGAATAAAAAATGGGATAAGAATAAACCTGATTGGATAGTTGAAGAAAATGACAATTGGGAAGGAAATTATATAGTTAAGTATTGGACAGCTGAGTGGAAAGATATTATAAAAGAGTATCAAAAAAAATTAGATGAAATAGGAGTAGATGGTTATTTACTGGATACAGTTGATACTTATTTATATTTTGAAGAAAATTATTAA
- a CDS encoding aminotransferase class I/II-fold pyridoxal phosphate-dependent enzyme: MSKLDQNKTPLFTVLKDEYVRRNILPFHVPGHKRGKGVDEEFYNFMGEAPFSIDVTIFKMVDGLHHPKSCIKEAQELVADAYGVKHSFFAVNGTSGAIQAMIMSVVKAGEKILVPRNVHKSVSAGIILSGSEPVYMNPEIDENLGIALGVKPQTVENMLKQDPDIAAVLIINPTYYGVATDIKKIADIVHSYDIPLIVDEAHGPHLHFHDELPVSAVDAGADICTQSTHKILGAMTQMSLIHVNSDRVNVEKVKQILSLLHTTSPSYPLMASLDCARRQIATQGQELLTRTIELAKYFRREANRIPGIYCFGEELVGKEGFFAFDPTKITISAKELGLKGGELESLLVDDYNIQMELSDYYNTLGLITIGDTEESVNKLLDALRDISKRFFEKGKTLEKNIIKLPETPELVLMPREAFYSEKNKVPFKESVGKISGEMIMAYPPGIPIIIAGERISQDIITHIEELKEANLHIQGMEDPELETINVIEEEDAIYLYTEKMKNVLIGVQTNLGVNKTGTEFGPDDLIQAYPDTFDEMELIPVERQKEDFNDKKLKFKNTVLDTCEKIAKRVNEAVIDGYRPILIGGDHSISLGSVSGVSLEKEIGVLWISAHGDMNTPESTLTGNIHGMPLALLQGLGDRELVNCFYEGAKLDSRNIIIFGAREIEVEERKIIEKTGVKIIYYDDILRKGIDNVLEEVKDYLKVDNLHISIDMNVFDPEIAPGVSVPVRNGMSYDEMFKSLKFAFKNYSVTSADITEFNPLNDINGKTAELVDGIVQYMMNPDY, from the coding sequence ATGTCTAAATTAGACCAAAATAAGACACCATTATTTACAGTATTAAAAGATGAATATGTGAGAAGAAATATACTTCCATTTCATGTTCCTGGACATAAAAGAGGAAAAGGAGTTGATGAAGAATTTTATAACTTCATGGGAGAGGCTCCTTTTTCAATAGATGTAACAATTTTTAAAATGGTCGATGGTTTACATCATCCAAAAAGTTGTATAAAAGAAGCTCAAGAATTAGTTGCTGATGCTTATGGGGTTAAACATAGTTTCTTTGCAGTAAATGGAACTTCTGGTGCTATACAAGCAATGATAATGTCAGTTGTAAAAGCAGGGGAAAAAATATTAGTACCAAGAAATGTTCATAAATCAGTTTCAGCTGGAATTATTCTAAGTGGTTCTGAACCTGTGTATATGAATCCTGAAATTGATGAAAACTTAGGAATTGCTTTAGGAGTAAAACCACAAACAGTTGAAAATATGTTAAAACAAGATCCTGATATAGCAGCTGTTCTTATCATAAATCCAACTTATTATGGGGTAGCAACAGATATTAAAAAGATTGCTGATATAGTTCATAGTTATGATATACCTCTTATTGTAGATGAGGCTCATGGACCACATTTACACTTCCATGATGAGTTACCTGTTTCAGCTGTTGATGCTGGAGCAGATATTTGTACTCAAAGTACTCATAAAATTTTAGGTGCTATGACTCAAATGTCTCTTATCCATGTAAATTCTGATAGAGTTAATGTTGAAAAAGTAAAACAAATTTTAAGTTTACTTCATACAACCTCTCCATCATATCCATTGATGGCCTCTCTTGATTGTGCAAGAAGACAAATAGCTACTCAAGGACAAGAGTTACTTACAAGAACTATTGAGCTTGCTAAATATTTTAGAAGAGAAGCTAATAGAATTCCTGGAATTTATTGCTTTGGAGAAGAACTTGTTGGAAAAGAAGGTTTCTTTGCCTTTGACCCAACAAAAATAACAATATCAGCAAAAGAATTAGGACTTAAAGGTGGAGAACTTGAAAGTCTACTTGTAGATGACTATAATATTCAAATGGAATTATCAGACTACTATAATACTTTAGGTCTTATTACAATAGGAGATACAGAAGAAAGTGTAAATAAATTACTTGATGCTTTAAGAGATATAAGTAAAAGATTTTTTGAAAAAGGAAAAACATTAGAAAAAAATATTATAAAACTTCCTGAAACTCCTGAATTAGTACTAATGCCAAGAGAAGCATTTTATAGTGAAAAGAATAAAGTTCCATTTAAAGAAAGTGTTGGAAAAATATCTGGTGAAATGATAATGGCATATCCACCTGGTATCCCTATAATTATTGCTGGAGAAAGAATAAGTCAAGATATAATTACTCATATTGAAGAATTAAAAGAAGCTAATTTACATATTCAAGGTATGGAAGACCCTGAACTTGAAACTATAAATGTAATTGAAGAAGAAGATGCTATTTACTTGTACACTGAAAAGATGAAAAATGTTCTTATTGGAGTACAAACAAATCTTGGAGTTAATAAAACAGGAACCGAATTCGGGCCAGATGATTTAATTCAAGCATATCCAGATACTTTTGATGAAATGGAATTAATTCCTGTTGAAAGACAAAAAGAAGATTTCAATGACAAGAAACTAAAATTCAAAAATACAGTTTTAGATACTTGTGAAAAAATAGCTAAGAGAGTTAATGAAGCAGTAATTGATGGATATAGACCAATACTTATTGGAGGAGACCATTCAATTTCATTAGGAAGTGTATCTGGTGTTTCATTGGAAAAAGAAATTGGAGTTCTTTGGATAAGTGCTCATGGAGATATGAATACTCCTGAAAGTACACTTACAGGAAATATTCATGGAATGCCATTAGCTTTACTTCAAGGTTTAGGAGATAGAGAACTTGTAAATTGTTTCTATGAAGGTGCTAAACTTGATAGCAGAAATATAATTATCTTTGGTGCTAGAGAAATTGAAGTTGAAGAAAGAAAAATTATTGAAAAAACTGGTGTAAAAATTATTTACTATGACGACATTCTAAGAAAAGGTATAGATAATGTTTTAGAAGAAGTAAAAGATTACCTAAAAGTTGATAACTTACATATAAGCATAGACATGAATGTATTTGATCCTGAAATTGCTCCTGGAGTATCTGTACCTGTTAGAAATGGAATGTCTTATGATGAAATGTTTAAATCATTAAAATTTGCGTTTAAAAATTACTCAGTTACATCAGCAGATATAACTGAATTTAATCCATTAAATGATATCAATGGAAAAACTGCTGAACTTGTTGATGGTATAGTTCAGTATATGATGAACCCAGACTATTAA
- a CDS encoding DUF368 domain-containing protein yields MILLFFKSIIIGVANIIPGVSGGTLAVMLNVYDPITEKIGNFFLVDRKTKLSYFFYLLVVFVGAATGIFLFANIIKYSITNYPKITVTIFTLLILPSIPYIVKGLDYKKKKNILAFCYGAIVMIIFILLGLKYGDKTVGAVTIQLVEGVCFTRGYLLKLLFCGIVAAGAMIIPGISGSLLLMMLGEYYNVVYLISSLASSLKEKSFTIFTPLIMLALGIGIGLVAFSKTINYLLKNHREFTLFFIEGIITLSIIQMWLSI; encoded by the coding sequence ATGATATTACTTTTTTTTAAATCAATAATTATTGGTGTTGCTAATATAATCCCTGGAGTTTCTGGTGGAACATTGGCTGTTATGTTAAATGTGTATGATCCTATCACTGAAAAAATTGGAAATTTTTTCTTAGTTGATAGAAAAACAAAGCTTTCTTATTTTTTCTATTTACTTGTAGTTTTTGTTGGAGCTGCAACAGGAATTTTCCTTTTTGCAAATATTATAAAATATTCCATAACTAATTATCCAAAAATTACAGTGACTATATTTACTTTACTTATATTACCATCTATTCCCTATATAGTTAAAGGTTTAGATTATAAGAAAAAGAAAAATATTCTAGCTTTCTGTTATGGAGCTATAGTTATGATAATATTTATCCTTTTGGGATTAAAATATGGGGATAAAACAGTAGGAGCAGTTACTATACAATTAGTTGAAGGAGTATGTTTTACAAGAGGATACTTACTAAAATTACTTTTCTGTGGGATTGTTGCAGCAGGAGCTATGATTATACCAGGTATTTCAGGTTCTCTACTACTTATGATGTTAGGTGAATACTATAATGTAGTATATTTAATTTCTTCACTTGCTTCATCTTTAAAAGAAAAATCTTTTACAATTTTTACACCTTTAATAATGTTAGCTTTAGGTATTGGAATAGGTTTAGTTGCTTTCTCAAAAACAATAAATTATTTACTTAAAAATCATAGAGAATTCACACTATTCTTCATAGAAGGAATTATTACTCTTTCTATTATCCAAATGTGGCTAAGTATATAA
- a CDS encoding alanine racemase, whose product MNTSFYVSLDKDALYHNIEYLREYKQKELLPVIKANAYGHNSLLIAKALYDFNIKTWAVARFSEAITIIEYMSANFSVNDFKILVFESLDDDYSFLEKYPEICPTINSIKDLKNALANSISIDRLSLKIDFGFGRNGIKAEEVDELKNLIKFNSLKFLSIFSHLFSATYTDGLEVIKKFTEVVGKLGRDNFEMIHLQNAAGIYNYDVEVVTHIRTGMLTYGLQEAGFYDHDLKPVFTGLIGYVDSVRYVNELDYVAYEDLSSISPKTKKIAKIKIGYGDGFLKANNKTTCLIKKKEYVISQVTMDNTFIEVDDRVNVGDKVHLYHRPNEMKMRTGLSMLEALIAISPLRVKRIFEGEEN is encoded by the coding sequence ATGAATACTTCTTTTTATGTTTCTTTGGATAAAGATGCTTTATACCACAATATTGAATATTTAAGAGAATACAAACAAAAGGAATTATTGCCTGTTATAAAAGCTAATGCTTATGGACATAACTCCCTTTTAATTGCAAAAGCACTATATGATTTCAATATCAAAACTTGGGCAGTAGCAAGATTTTCTGAAGCTATAACTATTATAGAATATATGAGTGCTAATTTTTCTGTAAATGATTTTAAAATATTAGTTTTTGAATCACTTGATGATGATTATTCTTTTCTTGAAAAATATCCTGAAATTTGCCCTACTATCAATAGTATTAAAGATTTAAAAAATGCTTTGGCTAATAGCATTTCAATAGACAGATTATCTTTAAAAATTGATTTTGGTTTTGGGAGAAATGGAATTAAGGCAGAAGAAGTTGATGAATTAAAAAATCTTATTAAATTTAATAGTTTAAAATTTTTAAGTATCTTTTCTCATCTATTCTCTGCAACATATACTGATGGTTTAGAAGTTATCAAAAAATTTACAGAAGTTGTTGGTAAATTAGGTAGAGATAATTTTGAAATGATACACCTTCAAAATGCAGCAGGAATTTATAACTATGATGTTGAAGTTGTAACTCATATAAGAACTGGAATGCTAACTTATGGTTTACAAGAGGCAGGGTTCTATGACCATGATTTAAAACCTGTTTTTACTGGACTTATTGGCTATGTAGATTCTGTTAGATATGTTAATGAATTAGATTATGTTGCCTACGAAGATTTAAGCTCTATAAGTCCTAAAACTAAGAAAATTGCAAAAATTAAAATTGGTTATGGTGATGGTTTTCTAAAAGCTAATAATAAAACTACCTGTCTTATAAAAAAGAAAGAGTATGTTATTTCACAAGTTACTATGGATAATACTTTTATTGAAGTTGATGATAGAGTCAATGTTGGAGATAAAGTACATCTATACCATAGACCTAATGAAATGAAAATGAGAACAGGGCTAAGTATGTTAGAAGCTTTAATAGCTATATCACCACTTAGAGTTAAAAGAATTTTTGAAGGAGAAGAGAATTAA